Proteins encoded in a region of the Sugiyamaella lignohabitans strain CBS 10342 chromosome B, complete sequence genome:
- the THO2 gene encoding Tho2p (Subunit of the THO complex; THO is required for efficient transcription elongation and involved in transcriptional elongation-associated recombination; required for LacZ RNA expression from certain plasmids; GO_component: GO:0000445 - THO complex part of transcription export complex [Evidence IPI] [PMID 11979277]; GO_component: GO:0000446 - nucleoplasmic THO complex [Evidence IMP,IPI] [PMID 11060033]; GO_component: GO:0005634 - nucleus [Evidence IEA,IEA]; GO_component: GO:0005634 - nucleus [Evidence IDA] [PMID 11139493]; GO_component: GO:0005634 - nucleus [Evidence IDA] [PMID 22842922]; GO_function: GO:0003677 - DNA binding [Evidence IPI] [PMID 15343339]; GO_function: GO:0003729 - mRNA binding [Evidence IDA] [PMID 23222640]; GO_function: GO:0003676 - nucleic acid binding [Evidence IDA] [PMID 12093753]; GO_process: GO:0006310 - DNA recombination [Evidence IMP] [PMID 11060033]; GO_process: GO:0031124 - mRNA 3'-end processing [Evidence IMP] [PMID 18614048]; GO_process: GO:0006406 - mRNA export from nucleus [Evidence IMP] [PMID 11979277]; GO_process: GO:0006355 - regulation of transcription, DNA-templated [Evidence IEA]; GO_process: GO:0006368 - transcription elongation from RNA polymerase II promoter [Evidence IMP] [PMID 12093753]; GO_process: GO:0006368 - transcription elongation from RNA polymerase II promoter [Evidence IMP] [PMID 17960421]; GO_process: GO:0006351 - transcription, DNA-templated [Evidence IEA]; GO_process: GO:0006283 - transcription-coupled nucleotide-excision repair [Evidence IMP] [PMID 17537816]), with protein MERRPVTNVRQWHPLLREIISSIPDVLPKSEWDFLKPGFYVTFWQLSLYDVQYPEDKYEVEQKRLTAAVATVSSSITTLEKSRNSDSSQIRQKRAEREQLMAQGTKLIAESKRHALHYSKSIARLQAEKDLWFSQDASDSEAAPDSSESVPGKIRRRNQSKQLLAHCLLPRAIHSPVDAMFCSRFIELLHGLGTEGFSTLQFFDALFSDDMLYATLLTCTPYEAENLGIFLSQVFTVLSKWHASEEVYTAQGLGESIGKGENDEEIVKYLPTMRLKYEGDNLTYLAYEDFKRILGKWHRSTAATVMGCLESKDYMHRHNAITMLKNVMGVFPIIEHLAWEICDLLETIGKEEDREDLKLAATALAGHLNSKSKEWIPMDKFQLVTDDMKRQLDLAKEERLRKKVLANSQQQQRQNQQQTPTAPASSLAASASSQPTGPASLESRTRDSRGGTPLGPQALQSKGATNENSKEGRDETRGRDSKRASAVNTPSDTPRNRSPRRTLSPSGGRMDYRDRDRDRNTRGAGGRDRRDDRAGGREWPSRGDQWDRRENRKEDVGESDGPALSRTASQNQNRGRNLRDGKEPARRDGRDGPRDGPRGGPRDGGRDGGRDGPRDGPRDGPRDGPRDGGRDGRDSGRDRDLVDNKEPTGPRDQRFQRNGRDFKESEQGESKNQRKDQRMQRLQKSLLDSSNDRPESSRDQRNSGGRQSDLLDTTRGPSQAASRPDSNDRSRNNDSSGSVNSIPLGPKKIASRGQKDKDEGPPPPASSLSVGDERRNNRESREREREQRERERERDRDLRERAWDKDQGPDQRDRDRDRDRDRDRDRDQRNQREPYGRDHGRGRDVDRRDHGRDTLRNGRDRDSRDTRDSRDSRDARDSRDRHRNLTGSTSEQQPLPLHPPSEAPNDQTNDRRRSGYRGRGRDVSDDHSTATSLPPLPPPSDPPAAAPPSTGPSSAPGPSNGGRSYQRRGRDGREREDPNYRRTKRRAEDDSANQSQTDREKRMRKK; from the coding sequence ATGGAAAGGCGACCAGTTACTAACGTTAGACAGTGGCATCCTTTATTGAGGGAAAttatttcttcaattccTGATGTTCTGCCAAAATCAGAATGGGATTTCTTAAAGCCCGGATTCTATGTAACATTTTGGCAGTTGTCGTTGTATGATGTGCAATATCCAGAAGACAAGTATGAAGTCGAGCAGAAACGGTTGACAGCAGCTGTGGCCacagtttcttcttcaattacCACCCTGGAGAAGAGTCGTAACTCTGACTCGAGTCAGATCAGACAGAAGAGAGCAGAGCGTGAACAGCTCATGGCACAAGGTACAAAGCTGATTGCAGAGTCTAAACGTCATGCTTTACATTATAGCAAATCGATCGCTAGATTGCAGGCAGAAAAAGACTTGTGGTTCAGCCAGGATGCTTCTGATTCAGAAGCTGCTCCTGATTCATCAGAATCGGTACCTGGTAAGATAAGACGAAGAAACCAGAGCAAGCAACTTTTAGCTCATTGTTTACTTCCGCGAGCGATTCATTCGCCTGTAGATGCTATGTTTTGTTCACGTTTTATTGAGTTATTACACGGACTTGGTACTGAGGGATTCTCTACATTGCAATTTTTCGATGCTCTATTTTCAGACGACATGCTCTATGCTACTTTATTGACGTGTACTCCATATGAAGCAGAAAACTTGGGTATTTTCTTGTCTCAAGTATTCACAGTGTTGAGTAAATGGCATGCAAGCGAAGAAGTGTATACCGCTCAAGGACTGGGTGAGAGTATTGGAAAGGGCGAAAATGACGAAGAGATTGTTAAATATCTTCCAACAATGAGGCTGAAATATGAAGGAGATAACCTGACATATTTGGCCTATGAAGATTTCAAGCGTATTCTCGGTAAATGGCATCGTTcgactgctgctactgttaTGGGTTGTTTAGAGAGTAAGGACTATATGCATCGTCATAATGCTATTACCATGCTTAAAAATGTGATGGGAGTGTTCCCTATTATTGAGCACCTAGCATGGGAAATCTGTGACTTACTTGAAACTATTGGCAAGGAAGAAGATCGTGAAGACTTGAAACTGGCAGCCACAGCACTTGCTGGCCACTTgaattcaaaatcaaaagaaTGGATTCCAATGGATAAATTCCAATTAGTAACGGACGATATGAAGAGACAGTTGGATTTGGCTAAAGAAGAACGACTTCGCAAGAAGGTACTTGCAAattctcaacagcaacaacgaCAGAATCAGCAACAGACTCCCACGGCTCCAGCGTCATCGCTAGCAGCTTCGGCGTCTTCCCAACCCACTGGTCCTGCATCATTAGAATCAAGAACTCGAGATTCACGCGGTGGAACTCCATTGGGACCACAGGCTCTGCAGTCTAAGGGGGCTACTAATGAAAATTCTAAGGAAGGACGAGATGAAACCAGAGGTAGAGACTCGAAACGTGCCTCAGCTGTTAATACACCCTCGGACACACCTCGAAATAGGTCACCCAGACGAACTTTATCGCCCTCTGGTGGTCGTATGGACTACAGAGATCGGGATCGTGACCGTAATACCCGAGGAGCTGGTGGTCGTGACAGACGAGATGACCGTGCAGGAGGAAGAGAATGGCCCTCACGAGGTGACCAATGGGACCGTCGAGAAAACCGAAAAGAAGACGTTGGTGAGTCTGACGGGCCAGCTCTTTCTAGAACTGCTTCGCAGAACCAAAATCGTGGTAGAAATTTGCGTGATGGAAAGGAGCCTGCTAGGAGAGATGGAAGAGATGGACCAAGAGACGGACCAAGAGGCGGACCAAGAGATGGTGGAAGAGACGGCGGGAGAGATGGACCAAGAGACGGTCCAAGAGACGGTCCAAGAGATGGTCCAAGAGACGGTGGAAGAGATGGACGAGACAGTGGACGAGATCGCGATCTGGTTGACAACAAAGAACCAACTGGACCCAGAGACCAAAGGTTTCAAAGAAATGGTCGAGACTTTAAAGAGTCTGAACAAGGAGAATCCAAGAACCAACGTAAGGACCAACGGATGCAAAGATTACAAAAGAGTCTTCTCGATAGCAGCAACGACCGACCTGAATCGTCACGAGACCAACGTAACAGCGGTGGTAGACAGTCTGATCTGTTAGACACAACAAGAGGACCATCTCAAGCAGCCTCTAGACCTGACAGCAACGACAGATCACGCAACAACGATTCATCTGGATCAGTAAATTCAATTCCTTTGGGTCCAAAAAAGATAGCATCCAGAGGACAAAAGGATAAAGATGAGGGTccgccaccaccagcatcatcttTGTCAGTTGGTGATGAAAGGAGAAATAACAGGGAATCCCGCGAACGCGAGCGTGAACAACGTGAACGAGAAAGAGAACGGGATCGTGATCTCAGAGAACGTGCATGGGATAAAGACCAGGGACCAGATCAACGAGACCGTGATCGTGATCGTGATCGTGACCGCGACCGCGACCGCGACCAGCGGAACCAGCGTGAACCCTACGGACGTGACCATGGACGGGGTCGTGATGTAGACCGTCGTGACCACGGTCGTGACACTTTACGAAACGGTCGTGACCGAGATTCCCGTGATACTCGTGACTCCCGTGACTCCCGTGACGCCCGCGATTCTCGAGACCGTCATCGAAACCTAACCGGTTCAACATCCGAACAACAACCTCTACCACTACATCCACCTTCTGAAGCGCCAAATGACCAAACAAACGACAGACGACGTTCTGGCTACCGAGGAAGAGGTCGTGATGTCAGTGATGACCACAGCACCGCCACTTCACTACCTcctctaccaccaccatccgACccacctgctgctgcacctCCATCAACCGGTCCCTCTTCCGCTCCCGGACCGAGCAATGGCGGTCGCAGCTACCAACGACGCGGCCGAGACGGGCGCGAACGCGAAGACCCCAACTATCGCCGAACCAAACGCCGAGCCGAAGACGACTCGGCCAACCAGTCCCAAACCGACCGCGAAAAGCGCATGCGCAAAAAGTAG